In Populus trichocarpa isolate Nisqually-1 chromosome 12, P.trichocarpa_v4.1, whole genome shotgun sequence, a genomic segment contains:
- the LOC7486729 gene encoding tubulin beta-5 chain, translated as MREILHIQGGQCGNQIGSKFWEVVCDEHGIDPTGRYVGNSELQLERVNVYYNEVSNGRYVPRGVLMDLEPGTMDSIRTGPYGQIFRPDNFVFGQSGAGNNWAKGHYTEGAELIDSVLDVVRKEAENCDCLQGFQVCHSLGGGTGSGMGTLLISKIREEYPDRMMLTFSVFPSPKVSDTVVEPYNATLSVHQLVENADECMVLDNEALYDICFRTLKLTTPSFGDLNHLISGTMSGVTCCLRFPGQLNSDLRKLAVNLIPFPRLHFFMVGFAPLTSRGSQQYLSITVPELTQQMWDAKNMMCAADPRHGRYLTASAMFRGKMSTKEVDEQMINAQNKNSSYFVEWIPNNVKSSVCDIPPNGLSMASTFIGNSTSIQEMFRRVSEQFTAMFRRKAFLHWYTGEGMDEMEFTEAESNMNDLVAEYQQYQDATAEEEIEYEEDDGVEN; from the exons ATGCGTGAAATTCTTCACATTCAAGGAGGGCAATGCGGGAACCAAATTGGATCAAAATTCTGGGAGGTGGTCTGTGATGAGCATGGCATTGATCCCACCGGCCGGTACGTCGGAAATTCGGAGTTACAGCTAGAGAGAGTGAATGTATATTACAATGAGGTTAGTAACGGCCGGTATGTGCCACGGGGTGTGCTTATGGACCTTGAGCCTGGCACTATGGACAGTATCAGGACCGGTCCATACGGGCAGATTTTCCGGCCTGATAACTTCGTTTTTGGGCAATCTGGGGCAGGAAACAATTGGGCTAAAGGCCATTACACTGAGGGTGCTGAGCTGATTGATTCAGTCCTTGATGTTGTCAGGAAAGAGGCTGAGAATTGTGACTGCTTACAAG GATTTCAAGTATGTCATTCCCTAGGAGGAGGCACTGGGTCTGGAATGGGAACTTTGCTCATCTCAAAAATCAGAGAAGAGTATCCAGATAGAATGATGCTCACATTCTCTGTGTTCCCATCTCCCAAAGTGTCAGACACGGTTGTGGAGCCATACAATGCTACCCTCTCTGTTCATCAACTGGTGGAGAATGCTGACGAATGTATGGTTCTTGATAATGAAGCACTCTATGATATTTGCTTCAGGACTCTCAAGCTCACTACCCCAAGCT tTGGAGACTTGAATCATCTGATTTCAGGAACAATGAGTGGTGTTACTTGTTGCTTGCGCTTTCCGGGTCAGCTTAACTCAGACCTGAGAAAACTAGCTGTGAACTTAATCCCGTTCCCGAGGCTTCACTTCTTCATGGTGGGGTTTGCTCCTCTGACATCTAGAGGATCACAGCAGTACCTTTCTATCACTGTCCCTGAGCTGACCCAACAAATGTGGGATGCCAAGAACATGATGTGTGCAGCTGATCCTCGACATGGGCGTTACCTCACAGCATCAGCTATGTTTAGAGGCAAAATGAGCACCAAAGAAGTCGATGAGCAAATGATCAATGCGCAGAACAAGAACTCTTCTTATTTTGTGGAATGGATACCAAACAATGTCAAGTCTAGTGTTTGTGATATCCCTCCAAATGGGCTTTCAATGGCTTCAACTTTCATAGGCAATTCAACTTCCATACAGGAGATGTTTAGGAGAGTGAGTGAGCAGTTCACGGCAATGTTTAGGAGAAAGGCCTTCTTGCATTGGTACACAGGGGAAGGAATGGATGAAATGGAGTTCACTGAAGCTGAGAGCAATATGAATGATCTTGTGGCCGAGTACCAACAGTACCAGGATGCCACTGCTGAAGAAGAAATTGAGTATGAGGAGGATGATGGAGTTGAAAACTGA